In Lolium rigidum isolate FL_2022 chromosome 7, APGP_CSIRO_Lrig_0.1, whole genome shotgun sequence, the DNA window ggccgtCAACTCGTTGTCAGCGAAGGAACCCCTCTTCCTCTTACCTGTGTGCAACTTTTCAAGGCGTCAACATGCTTCTCAGGGAGGGCATCTAGGATCACTGTGTCAGACTCTTGCATGTCAGCATCCTCAGCTGAAGATGCTACTGGAGGCGTGCCCTGGGCCTCACTCAAACACAAAGattgtctgcatctcatcgtagtTCATAATACATGCTCAGGAACTCGACGTCCTTGGGATGATCCTACCATTGATATGTTAGTTGTGCAGATCGAAGTTAGTGAGGAGGATATTGTGCTAACCGAGACGTGTCTGTGGTAGTGGTCAATCTCTGGGAGGATGGTTTTCGTCTCCTCACACCATTGAGCACCGCTAAGATCACAGAGCCTACTGATGAGCCATCGCACCCTCCATTTCCTCATGTGATTGTACACTTGTGTGGAGCTAACATCAGCACCGCAGTGCTCCATGAGGGCCTTGGCCATGGCACTAAGGTGGACTTCCTTGAAGCCTTTGTCGGTTCAGACGCCGCTCATGATCAGCGCACACATCTTGACAAGGACGAAGCTAGACATGAAGGGGAGCCATTTCATGGTCCTCTTCTGTGCAGGCCTCATGGCCTTCTCCGCGTCAGTGTGGTTCTTGGCCTTCGTCTTCCTTCTAGTGGCCAACCTTGCCGCTAGCTTTACGCCACCTAGGCCTAAAGGGAAGCCACTGGTCCGTCGACAAGCGGCACATCGGTAGCCGACACCTCGGACTCATCAAAGGGCTGTGAATCTGGGACCTGCGAGGGGATATGTAACTCCTCCACTTAGACACGTACCTGGCTAAAGTCATCGCAAAAGAAGTTTACATAGTGACCACATTCCACAGATGAACAAACCCACAGATCATATATATATCCTACACAATGGCAGTGCAGAGTTCGAAGACCATAACTGTAGTGCAAAAAACAGAGTCCTGATCAAGTCCATCGCGAACACGAAGGAAAAGGTCCGAGAGGCCCAAGCACGAGACATGTCCTGTTCTAATCGCCCGCCCCGAGGTTCGTCGTGCCTGTCTGTCTAGCCGCCGGTACCGCCTCAAGCCCCGACGAAActccgagccgcgccgccgcagAACGCCCTGCCCCGGTTCTACCAGCCGGTAATCCCCAAGACTGCAATGCCGCGGAAGTCGTGGAAGCCGAGGGGCGGCCCCGGACGCGTCGCGCCCGCGCCTGCGCCGGAGCTCCAATCGAAGGCCCTGGACCCTAACCCCGTCCCCGCCGAGGTCCCCGAGTGCTCCCGCGCCGCCGAGGCCCCGGACGACGTTGCCTCCGTGGTAGTGGAGGTGGGGCGCCTCCGCCTCGACTCCCCCGTCGCCGCTGCTGAGGATGTTCTGGTGCAGGATGGAATTGTGGGGGAGCTGGCGGGGATTGGCGGGGTGGAGacggagttgagtgaggaggagctGCGTGCTAACCATCAGATGCAGGAGGACGAGGTGATGCGTCGTTTTCTCCCTCTCATTGAGACTCGGGGATGTTCTTGCTGTTCAGTATAGCATAATTGAGTAGCTTCACTTCTCATAAAATATTTAAATTAAATGAGTAGATTTCTCGAAGAAATCACCGCAGTGAACTTTATGATTTTCTTCCTGGTGCTTTGTCTAGTGATTTTTTAGGGCCAATTGTGACTTGTGAGGACTGGAATTGTTTTTCCATGTCGGGCCAGATAAGAGAAGAGTCAAGCCATGCCTGCTTTTGTGCTAATTTGTGGTTTTGGGTATAGTAATGGTTTGTGCCATTCATAAGAAAGGATTGGGACAAAAATATCATGCCAAGACATTCGATGGATGATGAAAGAGTTAAATACTATCGAAGACACTAGCCTCCAGATGTTCTTATTATGTGTTATATTGTTTTTAAATTGGACTTATGTTCATCACTTCTTTTTATCTGATAGAAACTAAACTTAATGCTCAGATATTTGCCTTGGAAGCAATTTTTGGAGACAGTCTAGTCATTTTGAACAAAAAAGAAGGTCAACGGTCTTTCCAGGTATGTCCATCAGTATCAATTTTCCAGCCATATTCCTTCTTGTAAGGGCAAGGGTTTTAATATATTATTGTTGATACAGATTCATGTGCACATTGAGATCGAAGATGGTATAGATGTATCAGCAAGGCTCGACTATGGTACTGGAACATTAAATTATGGGGGAATATGTGATGGTGATGCCTCTGATAATCTTGTTTACAAGTTTAGAGTTGAGCATTTGCCTCCAATCCAGCTAACCTGCTACCTGCCTTCGTCATACCCGAGTCATCAACCTCCCCTTTTCACTATATCCACCGAATGGCTGGACAAGGTGAAGATTTCGTCATTATGTCGAATGCTGGATATGATTTGGGAAGGGCAACAGGGCATGGAAGTAATATACCAGTGGGTTCAATGGCTCCAAAACTCCTCCCTTTCTCACCTAGGGTTTAGTGATGAGATAATTTTAAGCAAGGGTGATCTAACCTGTGATGAAGATGGTGAGGATAAGCGTGCTTGTCTAGATGATTCTGCACCTGATGTTATAATTCCAAGGATTATGAGATACAATGATGATAAGCGTCATGAAGCCTTCTTACATGGTATCCATGACTGCATGATTTGTTTCAGCGAGTGTCCTGGTAAGTCTTACTTTTCTGACGAGCTGCTTGTAGTGTTATATACATACTTGCACTGTAGAAGTCTTGAGCTGTGTTATACACTTGTACTTAACAATGATTGGTGTGTGCTGGCCTTGTGGCTGTACGGCATAGACCTATTTTGGCTAGATATTACCACTCTACGTTCAGGTTAGTCCCCATTACCCAATGTATGATCCTTATTTTTAGAGTTGACTAGATACTACATCTGTAACATTATTGTATAGATGCCACATTAGATGTTCTCATTCAGATGACAATTTTTTTTGCCGGGACTGTGTATTTCTTTGTAAAACACTAGAAATATAGTGCAGTTAGGTATTTTATTATTTCCATGTCCAACTTGGGTATTTTCCATTTTTGTTAACCCTTGGTAGTTGGTATATCTCAGTTAATGTTGCTTCGAACTCTAAttaatttactttgctatattttGTAAATTCATTGCCACACAGGCATAGATTTCATCATACTTCCATGCCATCATTTCTTTTGCCGGAAATGCATGCGAACATATTGCAAAATTCATGTGAAGGAAGGATCGGTATTGAAGTTGAAGTGTCCTGATACAAAATGTGAAGGTGTTGTTTCTCCTAA includes these proteins:
- the LOC124677369 gene encoding E3 ubiquitin-protein ligase RNF14-like, which codes for MPRKSWKPRGGPGRVAPAPAPELQSKALDPNPVPAEVPECSRAAEAPDDVASVVVEVGRLRLDSPVAAAEDVLVQDGIVGELAGIGGVETELSEEELRANHQMQEDEIFALEAIFGDSLVILNKKEGQRSFQIHVHIEIEDGIDVSARLDYGTGTLNYGGICDGDASDNLVYKFRVEHLPPIQLTCYLPSSYPSHQPPLFTISTEWLDKVKISSLCRMLDMIWEGQQGMEVIYQWVQWLQNSSLSHLGFSDEIILSKGDLTCDEDGEDKRACLDDSAPDVIIPRIMRYNDDKRHEAFLHGIHDCMICFSECPGIDFIILPCHHFFCRKCMRTYCKIHVKEGSVLKLKCPDTKCEGVVSPNVLKTLLAEDEFERWEKLLLQRTLDAMNDLVYCPRCEAACLEDESNDAVCPSCLFSFCTLCKSHRHVGKQCMTAEERIRVLEERLKSRQLDSDQNQLEEVRNLQAIMRDAKQCPRCKIAISKISGCNKMTCSNCGHYFCYQCNFAIVGYDHFRPGACDLFSREEMNRWEEQMNPERRVGAPAPAPVPLAEGRYRHPCPTCGKPSPKIGNNNHITCTSCQTQFCALCRKTVQRTSQHFGPRGCKQHTADPD